The following coding sequences lie in one Musa acuminata AAA Group cultivar baxijiao chromosome BXJ1-8, Cavendish_Baxijiao_AAA, whole genome shotgun sequence genomic window:
- the LOC135680499 gene encoding uncharacterized protein LOC135680499 yields the protein MSLLLLFSFFFFFFFFFGAAVTAASGGDGGSAYDVLRSHGLPIGLLPKGVREFYVDGEGRFEARLYAPCTAKFESEVRYNASIVGTISPGQIAGLSGVAAQDLFLWFPVRAIRLDDQASGIIHFDVGVVDKRFTLSLFEFPPDCAPAFVAESQSGELHYRLDQLDPQHVAV from the exons ATGAGCctccttctcctattctccttcttcttcttcttcttcttcttctttggcgcgGCCGTcacggcggcgagcggcggcgacgGTGGCAGCGCGTACGATGTGCTGCGGTCCCACGGCCTGCCCATCGGGCTGCTGCCCAAGGGGGTGCGGGAGTTCTACGTGGACGGGGAGGGGCGGTTCGAGGCGCGGCTGTACGCGCCGTGCACGGCCAAGTTCGAGAGCGAGGTGCGGTACAACGCCAGCATCGTTGGCACCATCTCGCCTGGCCAGATCGCTGGCCTCTCCGGCGTCGCGGCCCAGGACCTCTTCCTCTGGTTCCCCGTCCGCGCCATCCGCCTCGACGACCAGGCCTCCGGCATCATCCATTTCGACGTCGGCGTCGTTGACAAGCGCTTCACCCTCTCCCTCTTCGAGTTCCCTCCCGACTGCGCCCCCGCCTTCGTCGCCGAG AGCCAATCCGGTGAGCTCCACTACCGTCTCGATCAACTCGATCCTCAACACGTTGCCGTCTGA